One genomic segment of Streptococcus salivarius includes these proteins:
- a CDS encoding carbohydrate ABC transporter permease, with protein MRKFLNKYWGWTFLIVPIILQAVFFYFPMVQGAFYSLTNWTGLTYNYKFVGLNNYKLLMIDGKFFQAIIFTIILTLALIIGEIFIGMVVARALNSKIKGQTFFRAWFFFPAVLSGLTVSLIFKQFFNYGLPTIGKVLGIGFLQESLLGTSFGAVIATIFVLLWQGVAMPIILFLAGLQSIPDDILEAAAIDGATAKQTFWKIELPYLLPTVSMVFILALKSGLTAFDQIFALTGGGPNNATTSLGLLVYNYAFKSNQYGYANAIAIILFLIIGVVSVLQIKLSKKFEI; from the coding sequence ATGCGAAAATTTTTGAATAAATATTGGGGATGGACCTTCCTCATCGTACCAATCATCTTACAAGCTGTCTTCTTTTACTTCCCTATGGTACAAGGAGCGTTCTATAGTCTCACTAACTGGACTGGTTTGACTTACAATTATAAGTTTGTCGGTCTCAATAACTACAAACTCCTTATGATCGATGGAAAATTCTTCCAAGCAATCATCTTTACCATCATCTTAACCTTGGCTTTGATTATTGGTGAAATCTTCATCGGAATGGTTGTGGCGCGTGCGCTCAATTCGAAAATTAAGGGACAAACCTTCTTCCGTGCTTGGTTCTTCTTTCCAGCAGTACTTTCTGGTTTGACTGTTTCCTTGATTTTCAAACAATTCTTTAACTATGGTCTTCCAACAATCGGCAAGGTTTTGGGTATCGGTTTCTTGCAAGAAAGCTTACTCGGAACTAGCTTTGGAGCAGTCATTGCAACAATTTTTGTACTCCTTTGGCAAGGGGTCGCAATGCCAATCATCCTATTTCTTGCAGGTCTTCAAAGTATTCCAGATGATATTCTTGAAGCTGCAGCTATTGACGGGGCTACTGCTAAACAAACCTTCTGGAAGATTGAGTTGCCATACTTGCTTCCAACAGTTTCAATGGTTTTCATCCTAGCACTTAAATCAGGGTTGACAGCTTTTGACCAAATCTTTGCACTTACAGGTGGTGGACCAAATAACGCCACAACCTCTCTAGGTCTCTTAGTTTATAACTATGCTTTCAAGAGCAACCAATACGGTTATGCTAATGCGATTGCCATTATCCTCTTCTTGATTATCGGTGTCGTATCAGTCCTACAAATCAAACTATCTAAGAAATTTGAAATTTAA
- a CDS encoding carbohydrate ABC transporter permease: protein MKKEEKVTNFWKYALLVVGGILILVPLLVTVFSSFKTTKDIMNHFFSLPNPFTLSNYQRLIADGIGGYFWNSAVITILSLIAVAIFIPAAAYSIARNMSKRKAFNIMYSLLILGIFVPFQVIMIPITVMMSKLGLANMYGLVILYLTYAIPQTLFLYVGYIKISVPDSLDEAAEIDGADKFTTYRQIIFPMLKPMHATTLIINALWFWNDFMLPLLVLNKDSKMWTLPLFQYNYQGQYFNDYGPSFASYIVGIITITIVYLIFQKNIISGMSNGAVK, encoded by the coding sequence ATGAAAAAAGAAGAAAAAGTAACGAATTTTTGGAAATACGCCCTCCTCGTTGTCGGTGGTATCCTCATTCTCGTACCACTCTTGGTAACAGTCTTTAGTTCCTTTAAGACTACTAAGGACATCATGAATCATTTCTTTAGCCTGCCTAACCCATTTACGCTAAGCAACTACCAGCGTTTGATTGCGGACGGTATTGGTGGTTACTTCTGGAACTCAGCAGTTATTACAATCCTCTCACTTATTGCGGTAGCAATATTCATCCCAGCAGCAGCCTACTCAATTGCTCGTAACATGTCAAAACGTAAAGCTTTCAACATCATGTATTCACTGTTGATTTTGGGAATCTTTGTACCTTTCCAAGTTATCATGATTCCAATCACTGTCATGATGAGTAAACTTGGTCTTGCTAATATGTACGGCTTGGTAATCCTTTATCTAACATATGCCATTCCACAAACCCTCTTCCTTTATGTAGGTTACATCAAAATTAGTGTGCCAGATAGTTTAGATGAAGCGGCAGAAATTGATGGTGCGGATAAGTTCACAACCTACCGTCAAATCATCTTCCCAATGCTTAAACCAATGCATGCGACAACCCTAATCATCAATGCTCTTTGGTTCTGGAATGACTTCATGCTTCCATTGTTGGTATTGAACAAAGATTCAAAAATGTGGACGCTTCCACTCTTCCAATACAACTATCAAGGGCAATACTTCAACGATTATGGACCAAGTTTCGCATCATACATCGTAGGTATCATTACCATCACAATCGTTTACCTCATTTTCCAAAAGAATATCATTTCAGGAATGAGCAACGGTGCAGTAAAATAA